One part of the Neoarius graeffei isolate fNeoGra1 chromosome 2, fNeoGra1.pri, whole genome shotgun sequence genome encodes these proteins:
- the LOC132869426 gene encoding piggyBac transposable element-derived protein 4-like, whose protein sequence is MTVQEALEVIIDHDSEIEEDMSEDEDYLELNSDSDDSDFEPDEGIASPIPPSMTFMSKNGEIQWSSSPNMRQAKLSAENIIKTVPGPTRMAVTRVTDIKSAFELVMPDSIQKIILEMTNLEGRRVFGEKWKELDKTHLDAYLGLLILAGVYKSKDESTASLWDAETGRAVFQATMSLETFHIFSRVIRFDNRETRAGRWERDKLAAIRTVWDKWVEQLPLLYNPGPNITVDERLVAFRGCCPFRQYMPSKPAKYGIKIWAACDANTSYALSMQVYTGKPVGGAPEKNQGTRVVLDMAQGFRGHNITCDNFFTNYNLGQELLKRKLTMVGTVRKNKAELPAELLVIKNRASQSSMFAFTDTTALVSYCPKKGKNVVLMSTLHKNAEISTREDQKPNMILDYNATKGGVDNLDKVTGSYSTKRMTAHGQLVIFYNMIDVSAYNAFVIWTEIFPDWNVSKLYKRHIFLEELGKALVTPHIQWRQHLPRTPAAAATVREIQERTASSTPVREQKDTIVK, encoded by the exons ATGACAGTCCAGGAGGCTCTGGAGGTAATCATTGATCATGACAGTGAAATAGAGGAGGATATGTCTGAAGATGAAGACTATCTTGAGctaaattctgattctgatgattCTGATTTTGAACCAGATGAGGGAATTGCTAGTCCTATTCCTCCaagcatgacattcatgtcaaaaAATGGTGAAATACAGTGGTCTTCATCCCCAAATATGCGTCAGGCAAAACTGTCTGCAGAAAACATAATAAAGACAGTGCCAGGGCCCACTAGGATGGCAGTGACTCGTGTGACTGACATCAAGTCAGCTTTTGAGCTGGTCATGCCAGATTCAATACAGAAAATCATTCTGGAAATGACTAATCTAGAAGGGAGGCGTGTTTTTGGGGAGAAGTGGAAGGAGCTGGACAAAACACATTTAGATGCGTATTTGGggctcctcatcctggctggggtctATAAGTCGAAGGATGAATCGACAGCCAGTCTGTGGGATGCAGAGACAGGCAGGGCTGTATTTCAAGCCACAATGTCTCTGGAGACTTTTCACATTTTCTCCAGAGTAATCCGATTTGATAATCGAGAGACAAGGGCTGGTAGATGGGAGAGAGACAAGCTGGCAGCTATTAGGACAGTGTGGGACAAGTGGGTAGAGCAACTTCCACTACTCTATAACCCAGGCCCTAATATCACAGTGGATGAAAGGCTGGTGGCATTCAGAGGTTGCTGCCCATTTAGGCAATACATGCCTTCCAAACCAGCTAAATATGGGATAAAAATCTGGGCAGCATGTGATGCAAACACCAGCTATGCATTGAGCATGCAGGTTTACACTGGAAAGCCGGTTGGAGGAGCCCCAGAGAAGAATCAGGGCACAAGGGTCGTGCTCGACATGGCACAGGGTTTCAGGGGACACAACATAACCTGTGACAATTTTTTCACAAACTACAACTTGGGTCAGGAGCTTCTAAAGAGAAAGCTCACAATGGTCGGAACTGTCCGAAAGAACAAGGCTGAACTCCCTGCTGAGCTGCTGGTAATCAAGAACAGGGCCTCTCAATCTTCCATGTTTGCCTTCACAGACACCACAGCCCTAGTGTCTTACTGCCCCAAAAAGGGAAAAAATGTTGTGCTCATGAGCACTCTgcacaaaaatgctgaaatcagCACAAGAGAGGACCAGAAACCAAACATGATCCTTGATTACAATGCCACCAAAGGGGGAGTAGACAATTTAGACAAAGTAACAGGGTCCTACAGCACCAAACGAATGACTGCGCACGGGCAATTGGTCATCTTTTATAACATGATCGATGTATCGGCCTACAATGCATTTGTCATCTGGACTGAGATCTTTCCTGACTGGAATGTATCAAAGCTGTACAAGAGGCACATCTTTCTCGAGGAGCTGGGGAAGGCGCTTGTGACACCACACATCCAATGGAGGCAGCACCTGCCAAGGACCCCAGCCGCTGCAGCCACGGTGAGGGAGATCCAGGAGAGGACTGCATCAAGTACACCAGTGCGTgag CAAAAAGACACCATAGTAAAGTAA